Proteins encoded within one genomic window of Flavobacterium oreochromis:
- the rimP gene encoding ribosome assembly cofactor RimP: protein MTFKEKVGQLLNQTLEEFPDLFLIDLTITDSNKIIVTLDGDNGVQLQDCVNVSRAVENSLDREEQDFALEVASAGISAPLTRVRQFKKNVGRTLKLKTVEKVYEALLIEADEEGVTLEWSAREPKKIGKGKETVVHNEKIQYGNIVEAVVTIIF from the coding sequence ATGACATTTAAAGAAAAAGTAGGGCAGTTGTTAAATCAAACTTTGGAAGAATTTCCAGATCTTTTTTTAATTGATTTAACTATAACTGATAGTAATAAAATTATCGTAACTTTAGATGGCGATAATGGAGTGCAATTGCAAGATTGTGTAAACGTAAGTAGAGCAGTAGAAAATAGCCTTGATAGAGAAGAACAAGATTTTGCATTAGAAGTCGCTTCTGCAGGAATATCTGCTCCCTTAACAAGGGTTCGTCAGTTCAAGAAAAATGTAGGACGCACCTTAAAATTAAAAACTGTAGAAAAAGTGTATGAAGCACTTTTAATAGAAGCAGATGAAGAGGGGGTTACGCTAGAATGGAGTGCTCGTGAACCCAAAAAAATAGGAAAAGGAAAAGAAACTGTTGTTCACAATGAAAAAATACAATATGGCAATATTGTGGAAGCAGTAGTTACAATTATATTTTAA